The Gemmatimonadales bacterium genome has a window encoding:
- a CDS encoding c-type cytochrome, which produces MWRTNLTIVGLVIGVLALYTLVANSIPQIQSEVPQAVDLSGDVSPRQLAAVGERIFNGAGGCTACHGLGTRAPNLLTDEMGAGPIGARCGNRRPGMSCKDYLYESLTEPAVHVVEGYQPIMQDMRRTMPADQIWAVVAFLESQGGTIDVTAEDVQSAQSAPPAGAPAAATASLEPREILAGNACLGCHKLGSEGGAVGPPFDGMGGRLQPDQIRQAILNPGASMTRGYEAMAGVMPATFGQQLTAAQLEAVVSFLSSQR; this is translated from the coding sequence ATGTGGCGCACCAATCTCACCATCGTCGGCCTGGTCATCGGCGTGCTGGCGCTTTATACGCTGGTCGCCAACAGCATCCCCCAGATCCAGTCGGAGGTCCCGCAGGCCGTGGACCTCTCGGGAGACGTCAGCCCCCGGCAGCTGGCCGCCGTTGGCGAGCGCATCTTCAACGGCGCCGGCGGCTGCACCGCCTGCCACGGCCTCGGCACCCGGGCACCCAACCTCCTCACCGACGAGATGGGCGCGGGACCGATCGGCGCCCGGTGTGGAAACCGCAGGCCCGGGATGAGCTGCAAGGACTACCTGTACGAGTCGCTGACCGAGCCGGCCGTTCACGTCGTCGAAGGCTACCAGCCCATCATGCAGGACATGCGCCGCACCATGCCGGCCGACCAGATCTGGGCGGTCGTCGCGTTCCTGGAGAGCCAGGGCGGCACCATCGACGTGACCGCCGAGGACGTTCAGTCGGCCCAGTCCGCTCCGCCGGCTGGGGCGCCGGCGGCCGCGACCGCGAGCCTCGAGCCGCGCGAGATCCTGGCCGGCAACGCCTGCCTGGGGTGCCACAAGCTCGGCAGTGAGGGCGGCGCCGTCGGCCCACCCTTCGACGGGATGGGTGGCCGGCTCCAGCCCGACCAGATCCGCCAAGCGATCCTGAACCCCGGCGCCTCCATGACGCGGGGCTACGAGGCCATGGCAGGCGTCATGCCGGCCACCTTCGGGCAGCAGCTCACCGCGGCGCAGCTCGAGGCCGTGGTGAGCTTCCTGTCGAGCCAGAGGTGA